Proteins encoded within one genomic window of Theobroma cacao cultivar B97-61/B2 chromosome 7, Criollo_cocoa_genome_V2, whole genome shotgun sequence:
- the LOC18593349 gene encoding probably inactive leucine-rich repeat receptor-like protein kinase At2g25790, producing MNDPSGFLSNWNCFTPLCLWHGITCNNFSKVKGDELQLLLSFKSSINDPSGFLSNWNSSTPLCMWHGITCNNYSRIKVIELIEKNISGTISSSIFYLSEIEIINLSINQFSGQIPNDLVSSVSLRYLNLSCNNLTGTIPNCSISLEILDLWNNSLSGKIPPQIGACSNLKELDLGGNYLVGRIPSSISNISNLQDLTLAGNELIGQIPSALSKLKSLKSIYFGYNHLSSEIPQELADLVSLNLLNLAFNNLSGQIPSSLGNLTNLQYLFLFDNKLTGLFPRSISDLKNLIDLDLSYNHLFGEIPKLIIELQSLEVLHLISNDFAGKIPNSLASLPRLQLVDLSSNSLTGEIPSLICNMSSIVVLNLGYNNLSGIIPPCLGNFSKRLSILDLERNNFHGTILDTFHEDCGLRNLDLNGNKLEGPLPRSLANCRNLEMMDIGHNKISGTFPYWLDTLPKLQVLVLRSNKLCGVLQSSNTIHPFPKLRILDLANNEFTGPLPKGIVKNMKAMMNLNEQQSSLQYMDRRFYYYYVNLTVKGFYIKLHILTTFTSIDLSNNNFRGEIPNVIGKLSSLRGLNLSHNSLCGHIPMSIGNLTSLEWLDLSSNKLTGQIPDQLKDMTFLACLNLSHNQLTGPIPLGKQFSTFENGSYEGNLALCGFPLSKSCNNDRRKQTSSSFLKEADDSETKINFGWKVVLMGYGCGLIFGVIIGYVTFRNGEPKWFVTLYGVKYHRKGRRYSRN from the exons ATGAATGATCCATCTGGCTTCCTTTCCAACTGGAATTGCTTTACCCCATTGTGCCTGTGGCATGGAATCACTTGCAACAATTTCTCTAAAGTAAAG GGTGACGAACTCCAGCTGCTCTTATCCTTCAAATCTTCAATCAATGATCCATCTGGCTTCCTCTCCAACTGGAACTCCTCCACCCCGTTGTGCATGTGGCATGGAATCACTTGCAACAATTATTCTAGGATTAAGGTAATTGAGctcattgaaaaaaatatttctggGACAATTTCATCTTCAATCTTTTATTTGTCAGAGATTGAGATTATCAATCTTTCGATTAATCAATTCTCTGGTCAAATTCCCAATGATTTGGTTTCTTCTGTGTCACTTCGATATCTTAATCTAAGTTGCAACAATTTGACTGGTACAATTCCAAACTGTTCAATTTCATTGGAAATATTGGATCTTTGGAATAACAGCCTTTCAGGGAAAATTCCACCACAAATTGGAGCATgttcaaatttaaaagaacTTGATCTTGGTGGCAATTATTTGGTGGGAAGAATtccaagctccatatcaaatATCAGCAATTTGCAAGACTTGACTCTTGCTGGTAATGAATTGATTGGCCAAATTCCTAGTGCATTAAGCAAACTGAAGAGCTTGAAGAGCATTTACTTTGGCTATAACCACCTTTCTAGTGAAATTCCGCAAGAACTTGCTGATTTAGTTTCTTTGAATCTTCTTAATCTTGCCTTCAACAACTTAAGTGGACAAATTCCTTCCTCGCTTGGAAACCTCACCAATCTTCAATACCTCTTCCTCTTCGACAACAAGCTTACAGGTTTGTTTCCTAGATCTATTTCTGACCTCAAAAACTTGATTGATCTTGATCTTAgttataatcatttatttggTGAGATTCCAAAACTCATAATTGAGTTGCAGAGCCTAGAGGTTCTTCATCTTATCTCCAACGACTTCGCCGGTAAAATTCCAAATTCTCTAGCCTCTTTGCCTCGTCTTCAACTGGTCGATCTTTCATCAAACAGCTTGACTGGTGAAATTCCTTCCTTGATTTGCAATATGAGTTCCATCGTAGTTCTGAACTTAGGTTATAACAACTTAAGTGGAATTATTCCACCATGTCTAGGAAACTTCAGCAAACGTCTTTCAATCTTAGATTTAGAGAGGAATAATTTTCATGGAACCATCCTTGATACTTTTCATGAGGACTGTGGGTTGAGAAATCTCGACTTAAATGGCAATAAATTGGAAGGGCCTTTACCACGATCCTTGGCCAATTGTAGAAATTTGGAAATGATGGACATTGGTCACAACAAGATAAGTGGTACTTTCCCTTATTGGCTGGATACTCTGCCAAAATTACAAGTTCTTGTTTTACGATCAAACAAATTGTGTGGTGTCTTACAAAGTTCCAACACCATCCATCCTTTTCCAAAGTTACGGATTCTTGATCTTGCAAACAATGAATTCACTGGTCCTTTGCCCAAAGGTATAGTAAAAAACATGAAGGCCATGATGAATCTCAACGAACAACAAAGTTCTTTGCAATATATGGACAGaagattttattattattatgtaaaTTTGACAGTGAAAGGATTTTACATTAAACTTCATATCTTGACAACATTCACAAGCATTGACCTCTCAAACAATAACTTTCGTGGAGAGATTCCAAATGTTATTGGAAAGCTTAGTTCACTTAGAGGGCTCAACCTTTCTCATAATAGTCTTTGTGGTCATATCCCAATGTCAATCGGAAATTTGACCAGTCTCGAATGGTTAGACCTCTCTTCAAACAAGCTCACCGGTCAAATTCCTGACCAATTGAAAGATATGACATTTCTTGCCTGCTTAAATCTTTCACATAACCAACTCACAGGACCAATTCCTCTAGGCAAACAGTTCAGTACATTTGAAAATGGCTCATATGAAGGAAACTTGGCACTATGCGGTTTTCCGTTGTCAAAGTCTTGCAACAATGATAGGAGAAAACAAACATCTTCATCTTTCTTGAAAGAGGCAGATGACTCAGAGACCAAGATCAATTTTGGCTGGAAAGTGGTGTTGATGGGCTACGGATGTGGACTGATATTTGGAGTCATTATTGGATATGTTACATTCAGAAATGGTGAACCAAAATGGTTTGTGACATTGTATGGAGTCAAATATCATCGAAAGGGAAGAAGATACTCACGGAACTAA
- the LOC18593356 gene encoding probably inactive leucine-rich repeat receptor-like protein kinase At2g25790, with protein sequence MLNKTAKSHSLFSMFMFLLVLNFSLSQVDELKLLLSFKSSINDPSGFLSNWNPPTPLCLWHGISCNNFSRVKVIDLAEKNISGTISSSVFLLSKMDTINLSKNKLSGEISSELVFSSSLRYLNLSHNYLTGVISNCSILLEILDLEDNMFSGKIPPQIGVCSNLKVLNLGGNYLVGRIPSSISNIRSLQILILAANDLIGQIPCALSKMKTLKRIHLGYNNLSGEIPQELVDIVSLNYLDLAFNNLSGQIPTSLGNLSNLQYLYLFNNKLTGLLPRSISGLKKLIELDLSQNYLFGEIPELISELQSLEILHLFSNDFTGKIPNSLASLPRLQVVSFLSNSLTGEIPSSICNISSIEVLDLADNYLSGIIPPCLGNFSKYLTILDLQMNSFHGTILEMFGEDCRLRNLNFNDNKLQGSLPRSLANCRNLEMMDIGGNKLNGTFPYWLETLPELQVLVLRSNKLRGVLQSYKTIHPFPKLRILDLANNEFTGPLPKGIIKNMKAIMNLSEQQSSLQYMHDRYYTYYLSLTVKGFYIELPLLTTFTSMDLSNNNFHGEIPNVIGKLSSLRGLNLSHNSLNGHIPMSMGNLTSLEWLDLSSNKLTGQIPDQLKDMTFLAFLNLSYNQLTGPIPQGKQFSTFENGSYKGNLALCDFPLSKSCNNNGRKQSSPSFLKEADDSETKISFGWKVVLTGYGCGLIVGVIIGYVTFRNGEPKCKDKRQQPPSAILEEADELETESSFSWKGVLIGYGCGLIFGVVIGYVALKTDILGPVRAEPGIDFIILSVMALLGCTGC encoded by the exons ATGTTAAACAAAACAGCTAAATCACACTCACTGTTCTCcatgtttatgtttttattagtACTAAATTTTAGCTTGTCTCAGGTTGACGAACTCAAGTTGCTCTTATCCTTCAAATCTTCAATCAATGATCCATCTGGCTTCCTCTCCAACTGGAATCCCCCTACCCCATTGTGCCTGTGGCATGGAATCAGTTGCAACAATTTTTCTAGGGTAAAGGTAATTGATCTTGCTGAGAAAAACATTTCAGGGACAATTTCATCCTCAGTCTTTCTTTTGTCAAAGATGGACACtatcaatctttcaaaaaacaaaCTCTCTGGAGAAATTTCTTCTGAATTGGTTTTCTCTTCGTCACTTCGATATCTTAATCTTAGTCATAACTATTTGACTGGTGTGATCTCAAATTGTTCAATTTTACTAGAAATATTGGATCTTGAGGATAACATGTTTTCAGGGAAAATTCCACCCCAAATTGGAGTGTGTTCGAATTTGAAAGTACTTAATCTTGGTGGCAATTATTTGGTTGGGAGAATtccaagctccatatcaaatATCCGCAGTTTGCAAATCTTGATTCTTGCTGCAAATGACTTGATTGGCCAAATTCCATGTGCATTAAGCAAAATGAAGACCTTGAAGAGGATTCATCTTGGCTATAACAATCTTTCTGGTGAAATTCCACAAGAACTTGTTGATATTGTTTCTTTGAATTATCTTGATCTTGCCTTCAACAACCTTAGCGGACAAATTCCAACCTCACTTGGAAACCTCAGCAATCTTCAATACCTCTACCTCTTCAATAACAAGCTTACAGGTTTGCTTCCTAGATCCATTTCTGGCCTTAAAAAGCTTATCGAACTTGATCTTagtcaaaattatttatttggtgAGATCCCAGAACTCATAAGTGAGTTGCAGAGCTTGGAGATTCTTCATCTTTTCTCCAACGACTTTACCGGTAAAATTCCAAATTCTCTAGCATCTTTGCCTCGTCTTCAAGTGGTTAGCTTTCTCTCAAACAGCTTGACAGGAGAAATTCCTTCTTCGATCTGCAATATAAGTTCCATCGAAGTTCTAGACCTAGCTGATAACTACTTAAGTGGAATAATTCCACCATGTCTAGGAAACTTCAGCAAATATCTTACAATCTTAGATCTACAGATGAACAGTTTTCATGGAACCATCCTTGAAATGTTTGGTGAGGACTGTAGGTTAAGGAATCTCAACTTCAATGACAATAAATTGCAAGGGTCTTTACCAAGATCATTGGCCAATTGTCGAAACCTGGAAATGATGGATATTGGTGGTAACAAGTTAAATGGCACATTCCCCTATTGGTTGGAAACTCTACCAGAATTACAAGTTCTTGTTTTACGGTCAAACAAATTGCGTGGTGTCTTACAGAGTTACAAGACCATCcatccctttcccaagttacGGATTCTTGACCTTGCTAATAATGAATTCACTGGTCCTTTGCCCAAAGGTATAATAAAAAACATGAAGGCCATAATGAATCTCAGTGAACAACAAAGTTCTTTGCAGTATATGCATGACAGATATTATACATATTATCTCAGTTTGACAGTGAAAGGATTTTACATTGAACTTCCTCTCTTGACAACATTCACAAGCATGGACCTCTCAAACAATAACTTTCATGGAGAGATTCCAAATGTTATTGGAAAGCTTAGTTCACTTAGAGGGCTCAACCTTTCTCATAACAGTCTTAATGGTCATATCCCAATGTCTATGGGAAATTTGACTAGTCTCGAATGGTTAGACCTCTCTTCAAACAAGCTCACCGGTCAAATTCCTGACCAATTGAAAGATATGACATTTCTTGCCTTCTTAAATCTTTCATATAACCAACTCACAGGACCAATTCCTCAAGGCAAACAGTTCAGTACATTTGAAAATGGCTCATACAAAGGAAACTTGGCACTATGCGACTTTCCATTGTCAAAGTCTTGCAACAACAATGGGAGAAAACAATCATCTCCATCATTCTTGAAAGAGGCAGATGACTCAGAGACCAAGATCAGTTTTGGCTGGAAAGTTGTGTTGACGGGCTACGGATGCGGATTGATAGTTGGAGTCATTATCGGATATGTTACTTTCAGAAATGGTGAACCAAAATG CAAAGATAAGAGACAACAACCACCTTCAGCAATCTTGGAAGAGGCAGATGAGTTGGAGACTGAAAGCAGTTTTAGTTGGAAAGGTGTGTTGATAGGATACGGATGTGGACTGATATTTGGAGTTGTCATTGGATATGTTGCACTCAAAACAG ATATTCTCGGTCCTGTTAGAGCTGAACCAGGCATTGACTTTATCATTTTGTCTGTTATGGCTTTGCTTGGTTGTACTGGTTGTTGA
- the LOC18593352 gene encoding receptor-like protein 12, whose translation MLYKTARAHKLLFMFMFLLILNFSLSQGDELQLLLSFKSSINDPSGFLSNWNSSIPLCMWHGITCNNFSRIKVIELTDKNISGTISSSIFHLSEIETINLSNNQLSGQIPNDLVSSVSLRYLYLGYNNLTGTIPNCSISLEILALWNNSLSGKIPPQIGACSNLKVLILGYNYLVGRIPSSISNISSLLILSLDCNELIGQIPRAFSKLKSLVWINFGVNHLSGKIPQEFVDLVSLISLDLAYNNFSGQIPSSLGNLTNLEYLSLFNNNLNGQIPSSFGNLTNIKTLYLYNNNLNGQIPSSLGNLTNLQYLYLYRNKLTGLLPRSFFGLKKLIHLDLSENHLFGEIPELIIELQSLEGLQLFSNDFTGKIPNALASLPYLRRFSIYSNNLMGKISSLICNITSIEVLDLSYNNLSGTIPPCLGNFSKGLSILDLQMNSFRETIPETFGEDCGLRYLSFNGNKLEGSLPRSMANCRKLEVMDIGGNKLNGTFPHWLDTLQELQVLVLRSNKLRGVLQSSKTIYPFPKLRILDLANNEFTGPLPKGIIKNMKAMMNLNEQQGSLQYMHGEYYNYYVNLTVKGFYIELKILSTFTSIDLSNNNFDGLIPSAIGKLYSLIGLNLSHNSLSGHIPVSMGNLTNLEWLDLSSNKLTRQIPYQLKDMTFLAFLNLSYNQLTGPIPQGKQFSTFENGSYKGNLALCGFPLSKSCNNDGRKQSSPSFLKEADDSETKISFGWKVVLMGYGCGLIFGVVIGYVTFRNGEPKWFVTLYGVKYHRKGRCSRN comes from the coding sequence ATGTTATATAAAACAGCTAGAGCACACAAACTCTTATTCAtgttcatgtttttattaatacTAAATTTTAGCTTGTCTCAGGGTGACGAACTCCAGCTGCTCTTATCCTTCAAGTCTTCAATCAATGATCCATCTGGCTTCCTCTCCAACTGGAACTCCTCCATCCCGTTGTGCATGTGGCATGGAATCACTTGCAAtaatttttctaggattaagGTAATTGAGCTCACTGACAAAAATATTTCTGGGACAATTTCATCTTCAATCTTTCATTTGTCAGAGATTGAGACTATCAATCTTTCGAATAATCAATTATCTGGTCAAATTCCCAATGATTTGGTTTCTTCTGTATCACTTCGATATCTTTATCTTGGTTACAACAATTTGACTGGTACAATTCCAAACTGTTCAATTTCATTGGAAATATTGGCTCTTTGGAATAACAGCCTTTCAGGGAAAATTCCACCACAAATTGGAGCATGTTCAAATTTGAAAGTACTTATTCTTGGTTACAATTATTTGGTGGGGAGAATTCCAAGTTCCATATCAAATATCAGCAGTTTGCTAATCTTAAGTCTTGATTGTAACGAATTGATTGGCCAAATTCCTCGTGCATTTAGCAAACTGAAGAGCCTGGTGTGGATTAACTTTGGCGTTAACCACCTTTCTGGCAAAATTCCACAAGAATTTGTTGATTTAGTttctttgatttctcttgatctTGCCTACAACAATTTCAGTGGACAAATTCCTTCCTCGCTTGGAAACCTCACCAATCTTGAATACCTCTCCCTATTTAACAACAATCTCAACGGACAAATTCCATCTTCATTCGGAAACCTCACCAATATTAAAACTCTTTACCTCTACAACAACAATCTCAATGGACAAATTCCATCCTCACTTGGAAACCTCACCAATCTTCAATATCTCTACCTCTATAGAAACAAGCTTACAGGTTTGCTTCCTAGATCCTTTTTTGGCCTCAAAAAGCTTATTCACCTTGATCTTAGCGAGAATCATTTATTTGGTGAGATCCCAGAACTCATAATTGAATTGCAGAGCTTAGAGGGTCTTCAACTTTTCTCCAACGACTTTACGGGTAAAATTCCAAATGCTCTAGCATCTTTGCCTTATCTTCGAAGGTTTAGTATTTACTCGAACAACTTGATGGgaaaaatttcttctttgatcTGCAATATAACTTCTATTGAAGTTCTTGATCTATCTTATAACAACTTAAGTGGAACCATTCCACCATGTCTGGGAAACTTCAGCAAAGGTCTTTCAATCTTAGATTTGCAGATGAATAGTTTTCGTGAAACCATCCCTGAAACTTTTGGTGAGGACTGTGGGTTGAGGTATCTCAGCTTCAACGGTAATAAATTAGAGGGTTCTTTACCACGATCCATGGCCAATTGTAGAAAGCTGGAAGTGATGGATATTGGTGGCAACAAGTTAAATGGCACATTCCCCCATTGGCTAGATACCCTGCAAGAATTACAAGTTCTTGTTTTACGGTCAAATAAATTGCGTGGTGTGTTACAAAGTTCCAAGACTATCTATCCTTTTCCCAAGTTACGGATTCTTGACCTTGCTAACAATGAATTCACAGGTCCTTTACCCAAAGGTATAATAAAAAACATGAAGGCCATGATGAATCTCAATGAACAACAAGGTTCTTTGCAATATATGCATGGagaatattataattattatgtcAATTTGACAGTGAAGGGATTTTACATTGAACTTAAGATCTTGTCAACATTCACAAGCATAGACCTCTCAAATAATAACTTTGATGGACTGATTCCAAGTGCAATTGGAAAGCTTTATTCACTTATAGGGCTCAATCTTTCTCATAACAGCCTTAGTGGTCATATCCCTGTATCAATGGGAAATTTGACCAATCTTGAATGGTTAGACCTCTCTTCAAACAAGCTCACCCGTCAAATTCCCTATCAATTGAAAGATATGACATTTCTTGCTTTCTTAAATCTTTCATATAACCAACTCACAGGACCAATTCCTCAAGGCAAACAGTTCAGTACATTTGAAAATGGCTCATACAAAGGAAACTTGGCACTATGCGGCTTTCCATTGTCAAAGTCTTGCAACAACGATGGGAGAAAACAATCATCTCCATCATTCTTGAAAGAGGCAGATGACTCAGAGACCAAGATCAGTTTTGGCTGGAAAGTTGTGTTGATGGGCTATGGATGCGGACTGATATTTGGAGTCGTTATTGGATATGTTACATTCAGAAATGGTGAACCAAAATGGTTTGTGACATTGTATGGAGTCAAATATCATCGAAAGGGAAGATGTTCACGGAACTAG